A segment of the Aureliella helgolandensis genome:
GGTCCGAATCCTTTCTAAGCGAATCTTGAGTTCACCGGAAGTGCGCGGCGTTACCGCAGGCAAGTCCGGCAGGATTGAACTCCCCATTTCTACCAACTTGCGTTCGGCAGTGTCGCGATCAATCAACTGATTCGCCTCGAGTTGCCGCACCCACTTGCGAACTAACGCGGCGTCGGCCTGGGTCGGAGGTACTGCTGACGGAGTTACCGCTGGCGAAGGGGTTTCGGGGGTTGGCGTGCCGGCGGCTGGAATGGCCTCCGGCTCTGATGCCAGAGGCTTCTCCTGAGCCCAACCACGGAAGGATGTGTGGTCCTCAATTCCCAAGAAACCAGCGAGCAAGAGGATGAAAAACTTAAAACCATTTCCCAATCGCGCTCCGAGGCGCCTTCCCAAAACCTGGATCATCACGACAAAACCGTCAAAAGAGGATTATCCGGACGCGAAGTCAAACCTGTTGTAGCCTAACACGCTCTGCCCCCTCTACGCCACTGTGCTGGAACCTAGACTTCCGTCAAAAGGACAGCCATTCATGCAGCTCGCACCAAAATCTTGTGTTTCCCGATGCCTCCGTCACTGCATGCTTGCCGGCGGTGCCTTACTAAGCAGCGCCTCGGCCACTCAAGCTCAAGCCCCTCAGGTCTTAGAGCTCGAGACACGCACCGCTACTGTTCGCGGACTTCCCATCCACTGGACCTCCTTAGAGGCGGTCATCTTAGAGTCCTCCGGGCGTATGCATCTACTCGACCAAGCAGTTGTCGAGAGCTACCAATTGCAGTCCGAGACCTTCCAGCCACAAGCCTTGATAGCGGCGCGAAGTGAACTCCAGTTTCAAATGGGGCGCAGTTTTGAAACCATCATTGCAGGGCCCTATGTCATCGCGGCACCGCGCGGGCAAGCCGAACGTTGGCGCGATAGATTCCTGGCACTGTTGGCCGGATACTCGCGGTATTTCCAAGTTCGAGGCACAACTGTCCGCAAACCCGATTTCCCGCTTCCCGTGATTGTCTGCCGCAACCGCCAGGAATTCCTTCGAATGTCCGCTTTTGAAGGCGACGGAGCTACGGGCAATGTCGTCGGCAGCTACTTCCCACGATCCAATCGGTGCCTGCTCTACCAACTGCCGGGAACCCAAGGGACCAACTGGGAGGAGACCGAAGCGACGATCGTGCACGAAGCAGTTCACCAATTGGCCTACAACACGGGCCTCCACGAACGCCTATTTGCCAACCCGCTATGGTGCGTCGAAGGGCTGGCCTGCATGTTCGAAACCCCCGCTGTGTACGACCTGAGCGTCAGTCAAAGTTCCATCGCCAATCGCATG
Coding sequences within it:
- a CDS encoding DUF1570 domain-containing protein encodes the protein MQLAPKSCVSRCLRHCMLAGGALLSSASATQAQAPQVLELETRTATVRGLPIHWTSLEAVILESSGRMHLLDQAVVESYQLQSETFQPQALIAARSELQFQMGRSFETIIAGPYVIAAPRGQAERWRDRFLALLAGYSRYFQVRGTTVRKPDFPLPVIVCRNRQEFLRMSAFEGDGATGNVVGSYFPRSNRCLLYQLPGTQGTNWEETEATIVHEAVHQLAYNTGLHERLFANPLWCVEGLACMFETPAVYDLSVSQSSIANRMNPGLARIFREEFQETAILDAAIRDLIVRDDFFRKKPEAAYALAWALTFYLSERLPGEYQKLLRSQTQHGFGEYTAGQRMQDFRAAISMDPRMLAIQMQRLLAE